In one window of Thalassococcus arenae DNA:
- a CDS encoding FAD-binding domain-containing protein: MTALVWFKRDLRLADHAALTRAADRGAVVPVCVVEPEYWALPDVSGRQYAFLRDSVTCLRDALRAIGSDLVIRVGDAVAELDRLADETGADALFSHEETGNAWTFARDRRVAAWARGRGLPWQELPQCAVIRGAHDRDRWAAQRNRWMAQPILPAPRSLPPVDLASDPLPDAMTPADTCPDRQPGGRAAALQLLGGFLTERGRTYRKDMSTPLQGATACSRLSPHLALGTLSLREVVRATAARQAELRGTRDGWSGSLKSFQSRLAWRDHFMQKLEDEPELETRCLHRAYEGLRPAQPDAARLDAWRSGETGLPFVDACMRSLHATGWLNFRMRSMLMSVASYHLWLDWRVTGTHLARLFTDYEPGIHWSQCQMQSGTTGINTLRIYNPVKQGHDQDPTGAFTRRWLPELAAVPDAHLQEPWTWDGAAALRYPPPIVDVAAAARVARAAIWSVRRDPDFREEAARVVRKHASRKDPKRHFVNDRAPRGRPKDSRQMSLDL, encoded by the coding sequence ATGACGGCGCTGGTCTGGTTCAAGCGTGACCTGCGGCTGGCCGACCACGCCGCGCTGACGCGCGCCGCCGACCGCGGCGCCGTCGTTCCCGTTTGCGTCGTCGAACCCGAATACTGGGCATTGCCCGACGTCTCGGGCCGCCAATACGCCTTTCTGCGCGACAGCGTGACCTGCCTGCGCGACGCCCTGCGCGCGATCGGCTCCGACCTGGTCATCCGGGTCGGCGACGCGGTGGCCGAGCTCGATCGTCTGGCCGACGAAACCGGCGCCGACGCGCTGTTCAGCCACGAGGAAACCGGCAACGCCTGGACCTTTGCCCGTGACCGGCGCGTAGCGGCCTGGGCGCGGGGCCGGGGGTTGCCCTGGCAGGAACTGCCGCAATGCGCGGTCATCAGGGGCGCGCATGATCGCGACCGCTGGGCGGCACAACGCAACCGCTGGATGGCGCAGCCCATCCTGCCCGCGCCCCGATCGCTGCCGCCGGTCGATCTGGCCTCCGATCCCTTGCCCGACGCGATGACGCCGGCCGATACATGCCCCGACAGGCAACCCGGGGGGCGCGCGGCGGCACTGCAGCTGCTGGGTGGTTTCCTGACCGAACGCGGCCGGACCTACCGCAAGGACATGTCGACGCCGCTGCAGGGCGCGACGGCCTGTTCGCGTCTCAGCCCGCACCTGGCCTTGGGCACGCTGTCGCTGCGCGAGGTGGTTCGGGCGACGGCCGCCCGGCAGGCCGAACTGCGCGGCACCCGTGACGGCTGGTCCGGCAGCCTGAAAAGCTTTCAGTCCCGGCTCGCCTGGCGCGATCACTTCATGCAGAAACTCGAGGACGAACCCGAACTGGAAACGCGCTGCCTGCACCGCGCCTACGAAGGCCTGCGCCCGGCACAGCCCGACGCGGCCCGGCTCGACGCCTGGCGAAGCGGCGAAACCGGGCTGCCCTTCGTCGACGCCTGCATGCGGTCGCTGCACGCCACCGGCTGGCTGAATTTCCGCATGCGTTCCATGCTGATGAGCGTGGCGTCCTACCATCTCTGGCTGGACTGGCGCGTCACCGGCACCCATCTCGCGCGGCTCTTCACCGATTACGAACCGGGCATCCACTGGAGCCAGTGCCAGATGCAATCCGGCACCACCGGCATCAACACGCTGCGCATCTACAACCCGGTCAAACAGGGCCACGACCAGGATCCGACCGGCGCCTTCACGCGGCGCTGGCTGCCGGAACTGGCCGCCGTGCCGGACGCGCATCTGCAAGAGCCGTGGACATGGGACGGCGCCGCCGCACTGCGCTATCCGCCGCCCATCGTCGATGTGGCGGCCGCCGCCAGGGTCGCCCGCGCGGCGATCTGGTCGGTCCGGCGCGATCCGGATTTCCGCGAAGAAGCCGCCCGCGTCGTGCGCAAGCATGCCAGCCGCAAGGACCCGAAGCGCCATTTCGTCAACGACCGCGCGCCGCGCGGCAGGCCGAAGGACAGCCGCCAGATGAGCCTCGATCTCTGA